The following are encoded in a window of Candidatus Zixiibacteriota bacterium genomic DNA:
- a CDS encoding C40 family peptidase produces the protein MAIAMIAVTAILSACQPYPRYRPEADFTPREQRSADRIMTTREYLQLGSILQRQLGKPYAGRSKWEAGLDCSQYTSDVFRQFNGTQLPRTAAEQYTQGREVARSRLKFGDLVFFRTERDRISHVGVYIGFNQFIHVSTSSGVIISNLSEKYWARSYVGARRILLPPADRTAQP, from the coding sequence CTTTCAGCCTGTCAACCGTATCCACGGTATCGCCCCGAAGCAGACTTCACTCCTCGGGAACAGCGATCTGCAGATCGCATCATGACCACCCGCGAGTATCTTCAGTTAGGCTCGATCCTTCAGCGCCAACTGGGCAAACCGTACGCTGGTCGCTCCAAGTGGGAGGCCGGACTCGACTGCAGCCAGTACACTAGCGACGTTTTCCGCCAGTTCAACGGCACGCAGCTTCCTCGGACAGCCGCCGAACAATATACCCAGGGAAGAGAGGTGGCGCGAAGCCGCCTTAAGTTCGGGGACCTCGTTTTCTTCCGCACCGAGCGCGATCGTATCTCGCATGTCGGCGTGTATATCGGGTTCAACCAGTTCATCCACGTGTCCACGTCGAGCGGTGTGATCATCAGCAATTTGAGCGAGAAGTACTGGGCGCGCTCTTACGTGGGCGCGCGGCGGATTCTGTTGCCCCCGGCGGATCGAACCGCCCAGCCTTGA